One part of the Lotus japonicus ecotype B-129 chromosome 2, LjGifu_v1.2 genome encodes these proteins:
- the LOC130736045 gene encoding ubiquitin-NEDD8-like protein RUB2: MQILLRTLSGDYIPVEVKGSDSIDSIKAKIEEKEGIPAHMQRIIFDIHDVSKETLSLRTINLDDTIDTIDNVKAKMTTNSQVKKAGGEEESTEIEPNKLADDDDDSDDDDDEESTEIEPNKLADDDDDSDDDDDDDSEESTEIEPNKLADDDDSYDDDSDARTECSICGCRCGCGSFLNPNRVCIHHYEELDHTLAFLEDSDDPNDKLLYLKRKAQYDDLIFDLS; this comes from the coding sequence ATGCAAATCTTACTACGAACCTTGTCCGGTGACTACATCCCTGTCGAGGTGAAGGGTTCTGATTCCATTGACAGCATCAAAGCTAAGATCGAAGAGAAGGAAGGCATCCCAGCTCATATGCAAAGGATTATCTTTGACATCCACGACGTCTCCAAGGAGACCTTGTCACTGAGAACCATCAACCTTGACGACACCATTGACACCATTGATAATGTGAAGGCCAAGATGACCACCAACAGTCAAGTGAAGAAAGccggaggagaagaagaaagcacagaGATAGAGCCAAACAAActtgctgatgatgatgatgattctgatgatgatgatgatgaagaaagcACAGAGATAGAGCCAAACAAActtgctgatgatgatgatgattctgatgatgatgatgatgatgattctgaagAAAGCACAGAGATAGAGCCAAACAAActtgctgatgatgatgattcttatgatgatgattctgatgcaCGTACTGAATGTAGTATTTGCGGATGTCGCTGTGGATGTGGTAGTTTTCTTAACCCTAATAGGGTCTGTATCCATCACTATGAAGAATTAGATCATACTCTTGCGTTTCTGGAAGACAGTGACGATCCCAATGACAAGTTATTGTATCTAAAGCGTAAGGCTCAGTACGATGATTTGATTTTTGATCTTTCGTAA